The genomic window TCGGCGACGAGCTCGGTGATCGCCGCGTCGGAGACGGCGTGCACGGCGTCGGCGAGCTCGGTGACGCCCCAGGTGTTCACCTGCACGCCGAAGCGCAGCTCGGCCTCGGTCTTGTCGCCCTCGGTGACGGCGACGTAGCGCATGTTGTCGCCGAAGCGGGCGAGCTTCAGCTCGTGGGTGGCGTGCCAGCCGGCGGCGGCGCGCGCCCAGACGCCCACGCGGTCGGTGACGGCCGGGTTCGAGACGTGCCCGACGACGGTCGTACGGGCCACTCCGAGCCGCGACTGGATGTACCCGAACTCGCGGTCGCCGTGCGCCGCCTGGTTGAGGTTCATGAAGTCGAAGTCGATCTCGCTCCAGGGCAGCTCGACGTTCGCCTGGGTGTGCAGGTGCAGCAGGGGCTTCTGCAGGGCGTCGAGCCCGGCGATCCACATCTTGGCCGGGCTGAAGGTGTGCATCCATGCGATCACGCCGATGACGTTCTCGGCGGCGTTCGCCTGCTGCATCACGCGCTTGATGCTCGTGCTGTCGACCAGGGTCGGCTTCCAGACGATCGTCACCGGGATGCTCGACGCGGCCTGCAGACCGGCGACGACCTCCCGCGACTGCGCCGCCACCTGCCGCAGCGTCTCGTCGCCGTACAGGTTCTGGCTGCCGGTGAGGAACCAGACCTCGTAGGTCGACAGGTCGGGGACGATGCTGCGGCTCATGGGCGGGCCTTTCGGGGCTGAGGAGAGAGTGAAGGGGAGGAGCGGGGGCGGAACGGGCTCAGGCGCGCACGGCGCGGCGACGCGCCTTGAGCCGCTTCATGACGTCGTTCGCGCCGCGACCGAAGTAGTCGTGCAGCTGCAGGTAGTCGGCGTAGAGGGCGTCGTAGGCGTCGGCGGCCTCCGGGTTCGGCGTGTAGGCGGCGACGGTGCGCGAGCCCATGGCGGCTCCGGCCTCGCGCACGTCGGCGTAGGCGCCCGCGGCGACCGCGGCGTGGATCGCCGAGCCGAGCGCCGGGCCCTGCTCGCTCGCGATGGTCGAGATGGGCATCCGCAGCACGTCGCTGTAGATCTGCATGAGCACCGGGTTCTTGATGAGGCCGCCCGCGGCGATGAACTCCGTCACCGGAACGCCCGACTCGGAGAAGGCCTCGACGATGCGCCGGGTGCCGTAGGCGGTCGACTCCAGCAGCGCGTGGTAGACCTCCTCGGGGCGGGTGGTGAGCGTCATGCCGAGCACGAGCCCGCTGAGCTCGGTGTCGACCAGCACCGAGCGGTTGCCGTTGTGCCAGTCGAGGGCGAGCAGGCCGTGGTCGCCGACGGGGCGGTCGGCGGCGAGGTCGGTGAGGTGCTGGTGGATGCTCGTCCCCGCGGCCTCGGCGGCGGCGAAGGCCTGTGCGGGCACCTGGTTCTTCACGTACCACGCGAAGATGTCGCCCACGCCCGACTGGCCCGCCTCGTAGCCGTACAGCCCGTCGACGATGCCGCCGTCGACGACGCCGCACATGCCGGGCACCTCGGCGAGCGTCGCGCCGTTCATGACGTGGCACGTGCTCGTGCCCATGATCGCGACCATCTGGCCGGGCTCGACGGCCTGCGCGGCCGGAGCGGTGACGTGCGCGTCGACGTTGCCGACCGCGACGGCGATGCCCTCGGGCAGGCCCGTCCAGGCCGCGGCCTCGGCCGTGAGCCCCCCGGCGCGCTGGCCGAGTCGACCGATCTCGTGCGCGAGCTTGTCGTCGACGAACCCGGCGAAGTCGGGGTTGAGCGCCGCGAGGAAGGCGCGGTCGGGGTAGGCGCCGTCCTGGTAGATGCCCTTGTAGCCGGCGGTGCAGGCGTTGCGCAGGTAGGTGCCGCTGAGCTGCCAGACGATCCAGTCGGCGGCCTCGATCCAGCGGTCGGTCGCCGCGTAGACCTCGGGCGCCTCCTCGAGCAGCTGCAGGGCCTTGGCGAACTCCCACTCGCTCGAGATGAGTCCGCCGTAGCGGGGCAGCCAGGCCTCGCCGCGCTCGGCGGCGAGGGCGTTGATGCGGTCGGCCTGACGCTGGCCGGCGTGGTGCTTCCAGAGCTTGACGTAGGCGTGCGGGTTCTCGCGCCACTCGTCGAGGAACGAGAGCGGCGTTCCGTCGGCGGTCACGGGCAGCGGCGTCGAGGCCGTGAAGTCGGTGGCGATGCCGATGACGTCGCCCGGGTCGATGCCGGCGGCCGCGACCGCGGCGGGCACGGCCTGCTGCAGCACCTCGACGTAGTCGCGGGCATCCTGCAGCGCCCACTCGGGGGGCAGGGCGGCGCCGGTCGCGGCGAGCGTCGTGTCCATGACGGCGTGCCGGTACTCGTGCACGCCCGTGCCGAGCTCGGCCCCGTCGGCGACGCGCACGACGACGGCGCGGCCCGAGAGGGTGCCGTAGTCGACGCCGATGACGTACTGGTCGCGCCCGGTCGGCGCAGCGGAGGGGGTGGGGGTGGCGTCGTTGCTCACGGGTGTCGCTCTCCATTCGATGGCGCGGGATCGCCCGCGCGCGGCGCCCGTTTGTTAGCGGTAACAATTCGGGCTCGTCCATTGAACGCCCCCGGGCGACGGCTGTCAAGACGACGGGGGCGGGATGCGACGACGCCCCGCCCGGGCGAACCCGGGCGGGGCGTCGTCGTGCCTCAGCGCGAGCGGCCTAGCTGCGGGCGCGCTTGCGGTTGTACACGTCGAAGGCGACGGCGAGCAGCAGCACGACGCCCTTGATGAACTGCTGGTAGTCGGTGCTCACGCCGAGCAGCGACATGCCGTTGTTGAGCACGCCGACGATCAGACCACCGGTGATGGCGCCGATCACGGTGCCGACGCCGCCCTGCACCGCCGCGCCGCCGATGAAGGCGGCCGCGATCGCATCGAGCTCGAACAGGTTGCCCGCACCCGGGCCTGCCGAGTTGAGGCGGCCGGTGAAGATGATGCCAGCGAGCGCGGCGAGCACGCCCATGTTGACGAACAGGTAGAAGTCGATCTTGCGGGAGTTGATGCCCGACAGGTTCGCCGCGTTGCGGTTGCCGCCGACGGCGTAGATGTGGCGGCCGAAGACGCTGCGGTTCATCACCTGCGTGTAGACGACGACCAGCACGCCGAGCACGATGAGCACGATCGGCGTTCCGCGCGATCCGGGGGCGACGCCCAGCAGGTAGGTGAGGAACAGGATGAGGCCCGAGCCGAAGGCGAGCTTCACGATGAACCACCAGGCCGGCTCGGTCTCGAGGTTGAGCTTCGTGCGCTTGATGCGGCCCTGCAGCTGCGAGACGACGAACATCACGAGGGCGATGAGGCCGAGGCCCACGGTGATCCACTCGGCCGGGCTCGTCGTCGCGGGGAACAGCTGCGGGAACACGTAGCCGGCACCGAGCTGGCGGTACTCCGTCGGGAACGGCGTGATCTGCGTGTTGCCGAGCACGATCTGGGTGAGACCGCGGAAGATCAGCATGCCCGCGAGGGTCACGATGAACGCCGGGATGCCGACGATGGCGACCCAGAACCCCTGCCAGCATCCGACGATCGCGCCGATGACGAGCGAGACGATGATCGCGACCCACCATGGGAAGTCGAGATCGCGCACCATCACGCCCGACATCGCGCCGACGAAGGCGGCGACCGAGCCGACCGAGAGGTCGATGTGCCCGGCGATGATGATCATCACCATGCCGATCGCGAGGATGAGGATGTAGCTGTTCTGCACGATGACGTTCGAGACGTTGCCCGCGGTGAGCAGGCGGCCCTCGGTCAGCACCTGGAACAGGATGACGATGACGATCAGCACCAGGAAGATGCCGATCTGACGCAGGCGCGAGCTCAGGAAGCTCAGCACCTCCGATCGACTGGACGCGGTGCGGGTTGCGCTAGCCGATGACATGGTCGGCCTCCTTCTCCTTGGTCATGAGCACCATGAGTGCCTCGGGGGTGGCCTGCTCGATCGGCAGCTCACCGGTGATGGTGCCCTCGGAGAGGGCGTAGATGCGGTCGCAGATTCCGAGCAGCTCGGGCAGCTCGCTCGAGATGACGATGACCGCCTTCCCCTGCGCCGCGAGCTCGTTGATGATCGTGTAGATCTCGTACTTGGCGCCGACGTCGATGCCGCGGGTGGGCTCGTCGAGGATGAGCACCTCGGGGTCGGAGTACAGCCACTTCGACAGCACGACCTTCTGCTGGTTGCCGCCCGAGAGCTTGCCCGTCACGACGTCCACCGAGGGCGCCTTGATGTTCATGCTCTTCCGGTAGCCCGCGGCGACGATCTGCTCCTGCCCGCCGTCGACCCACCCGCGCGGGGCGAGCTTCTTCATGCCGGCGGTGGAGATGTTCCGCTTGATGTCGTCGATGAGGTTGAGGCCGAAGACCTTGCGATCCTCGGTGGCGTAGGCGAGTCCGTTGCGGATGGCCTCCGGCACCGATCGCGCCTGGATCTCGTTCCCCCGCATGAAGAGTCGGCCGCTGATGCGCGAGCCGTAGGAGCGGCCGAAGATGCTCATCGCGAGCTCGGTGCGCCCGGCGCCCATGAGCCCCGCGATGCCGACGACCTCGCCGGCGCGCACGTTCAGGCTTGCTCCGTGAATGATCGTGCGGTCGCCGTCGGTGGGGTGATGCACCGTCCAGTCCTCGACGCGGAACACCTCCTCGCCGATGGTGACGGTGCGGTCGGGGTAGCGGTGCTCGAGGTCGCGGCCGACCATGCCCTTGATGATGCGGTTCTCGGTGACGTCCGCGAGGTCGAGGGTCTCGATCGTGCGGCCGTCGCGGATGATCGTGACCTCGTCGGCGATGGCTTTGATCTCGTTGAGCTTGTGGCTGATGATGATCGACGTGATGCCCTGCCCCTTGAGGTGGCGGATCAGGTCGAGCAGGTGCGCGGAGTCCTCGTCGTTGAGAGCCGCGGTGGGTTCGTCGAGGATGAGCAGCTTCACGTTCTTCGACAGCGCCTTGGCGATCTCGACGAGCTGCTGCTTGCCGACGCCGATCTCGTTGACGACCGTGGTGGGGCTGTCGCCCAGGCCGACGCGGGCCAGCAGCTTCGCGGCCTCGGCGTTCGTCTCGTCCCAATCGATGAAGCCGCGCTTCTGCCGCTCGTTGCCGAGGAAGATGTTCTCGGCGATCGACAGGTAGGGGCTCAGGGCGAGCTCCTGGTGGATGATGACGATGCCCGACTTCTCGCTGTCGCGGATGTCCTTGAACTGCATCGTCTCGTTCTCGAAGACGATGTCGCCCGTGTACGTGCCGTGCGGGTAGACGCCCGACAGCACCTTCATGAGGGTCGACTTGCCTGCCCCGTTCTCGCCGCAGATCGCGTGCACGTGGCCGCGCTCGACGGTGAGCGTGACGTCCTGCAGCGCTTTGACGCCGGGGAACTCCTTGGTGATGGTGCGCATCTCGAGGATGGTGCTCATGGATGCTCCTTCTCCTCTGCGGGTGAACGGTGCGGGGTGATGGGGATGGTGCGGGCCCGGCCGCGAACGACCGGACCCGCACCCGATGGATCGGAACCTACTAGCCGAGCTCCTCAGCGGTGTAGTAGCCGCTGCCGATGAGCACGTCCTCGTAGTTGTCGACCGTGACGATCGTCGACTCGAGCAGGAACGACGGCACGATCTTGACCGTGTTGTCGTAGGTCTCGGTGTCGTTGACCTCGGGCTCCTCGCCGTTCTGCAGGGCATCCACCATCGCGACGGCCTGCTCGGCGAGCAGACGGGTGTCCTTGAAGATGGTCGAGTACTGCTCGCCGGCGATGATCGACTTCACCGAGCCGACCTCGGCGTCCTGGCCCGTGATGGTGGGCAGGGCGTCGGTCGAGTAGCCGCCCGAGGTGAGGGCGGAGATGATGCCGATCGAGAGGCCGTCGTAGGGCGAGAGAACGCCATCGATCTGCGTGTCGCCGATGATGGTGAGGATGTTCTCCATGCGCTCCTGCGCGGTCTCGGGCAGCCAGCGGAGGATCGCCACCTGCTCGAAGTCGACCTGGCCGGAGGGGACGACGAGGGTACCGTCGTCGATGAGCGGCTGGATGACGCTCATGGCGCCGTTGAAGAAGAACCCGGCGTTGTTGTCGTCGGGGCTGCCGGCGAAGAGCTCGACGTTCAGCGGGCCGGCGAGGTCGGTGCGCTCACCGTTCTCGTCGAACACGCCCATGCCGATGAGCAGCGAGGTGGCCTGCTGCACGCCGACCTGGAAGTTGTCGAAGGTCGTGTAGTAGTCGACGTTCTCGGTGCCGTTGATGAGGCGGTCGTAGGCGATGACGGGGATGCCCGCATCGGCGGCCTGCTGCAGCACGTCGGTGAGGGTCGTGCCGTCGATCGAGGCGATGATGAGGGCCTCGGCACCGCTCGAGATCATGTTCTCGATCTGCGACACCTGGGTGGGGATGTCGTCGTTCGCGAACTGGAGGTCGACCTCGTAGCCGAGGTCCTCGAGCTGCGACTGCACGTTGTCGCCGTCGGCGATCCAGCGCTCGGACTGCTGCGTGGGCATCGAGACGCCGATGATGCCGCCCGCCTCGTCCTCGCCGCCGCCGGCGCCACCGCCGGTGCGGTCCCCGGCGCAGCCGGCCAGTGCCAGCGACATGACTCCTGCGGCGGCGATGCCCAGGAGGAACTTGGAGTTCTTCACTGTGTGTCCTTTCAATGGGAATGATGGTGGTGCAACGGGATGCTGCTCTCGGCCTCGAGCGCCGCATCCGCATCCCGGGTCAGGCCCGGGAGGTTCATCGGGGCGGGGGTTCCGCCTGGCCGTACACGTTCTGGTACCGGTCGTAGAGCGAGTCGATCGCGGCCGGGTCGATGGGGTGGGGCTCGCCGAGGCTGCGGGCGAGGTGCACGCTGCGCGCGGCGTCCTCGACCATGACGGCCGCCTTGACGGCGGCGCGGGCATCCTTGCCGATCGTGAACGGCCCGTGGTTCGCCATGAGCACGGCGGGCGAGCGGTGGCCGCGCAGTGTCTCGACGATGCCGCGGCCGATCGAGTCGTCGCCGATGATCGCGAAGGGGCCGATGGGGATCTCGCCGCCGAACTCGTCGGCGATCGCGGTGAGCACGCAGGGGATGGGCTCGCGACGGGCGGCCCAGGCGCAGGCGTAGGGGCTGTGCGTGTGCACGACGCCGCCGACCTCGGGCATGTTCCGGTAGACGTACGCGTGCGCGGCGGTGTCGCTCGAGGGGCTGCGGTCGCTGCCGGGGGTATCGGGCACGACCTCGCCGTCGAGCGTGCAGAGGATCATCGCGGCCGCGTCGAGGTCGTCGTAGCCGACGCCGCTGGGCTTGATGACGAAGAGGTCGGCGCCGGGCACGCGGCCCGAGACGTTGCCGCCCGTCCAGACGACGAGCCCGTAGCGCACGAGCTCGGCGTGCAGGGCGGCGACCTCGTCGCGCACGCGGGCGACGGCCACCTGCACCGCGGGGCTGAGCGCGCTCATGCCGAGGCCTCCCCCGAGAGGTCGAGGAGCGCCGCGCGGCCGGGAAGAACGTCGGCGGGGCTGACAGCGCTCACTCGAGACCTCATCGTCTGGGGGGGTGGCGTCGGCCGTGGTGGCGCCGACGCCGGGGTGGAGGTGGTGCGGGGGTGGTGCGGGGTGGTGGTGCGGGGTATCCGCGATGAGGCGATCTGATGTGACCGTTCACATGGCGTGGACACATCTAACGGCGAAACGGTCACATCTGTCAAGCGGGCCCGGCACGTCGTCGGTCACAACTGCGTAACAGGCGCGAACCCCGCCAGCCCGGGCGTCGAGCGCCGACGGGTGCGATCCCGGGCGCCGCGCAACCCGTCCCGGCCGCTGCGCGCCCCGTCCCATCCGCTGCGCGACCCGGCCGTTGCGCGACACGCCCCGGCCGCTGCTCGCCCCGTCCCATCCGCTGCGCGACCCGGGCGTTGCGCGACGCTTCCCGTGCCCGCGATCAGGAGTCGCGTGTCCCGCCCCGGCGTGTTGCCGTGCGGCGTCCGACGACACGCCGATCGGCTCCTGATCGCGGGCAGGTTGTGGCGAGCATCCCGCGCCCGATCGTGCGGAGACGGGCACCGGCACTGGCACAAATTCAGGCATCCGGCGCTCGACCTCGGCGCGCCGCCGCACGACACCGGACGACGCGCCGTGCCGTGCCTGAATTCGTGCCCATGCGGCGACGGGATGCTCGGCGCGGGCCGCGCACCGCGCACCGCCGAGCAGCCCCGGCCCGCCCGACCGCCCTCAGCGCCGACGACCCGGATCAGCGCGCCCGCGCCGTCGACTGCCGCACGACC from Microcella daejeonensis includes these protein-coding regions:
- the mmsA gene encoding multiple monosaccharide ABC transporter ATP-binding protein, whose amino-acid sequence is MSTILEMRTITKEFPGVKALQDVTLTVERGHVHAICGENGAGKSTLMKVLSGVYPHGTYTGDIVFENETMQFKDIRDSEKSGIVIIHQELALSPYLSIAENIFLGNERQKRGFIDWDETNAEAAKLLARVGLGDSPTTVVNEIGVGKQQLVEIAKALSKNVKLLILDEPTAALNDEDSAHLLDLIRHLKGQGITSIIISHKLNEIKAIADEVTIIRDGRTIETLDLADVTENRIIKGMVGRDLEHRYPDRTVTIGEEVFRVEDWTVHHPTDGDRTIIHGASLNVRAGEVVGIAGLMGAGRTELAMSIFGRSYGSRISGRLFMRGNEIQARSVPEAIRNGLAYATEDRKVFGLNLIDDIKRNISTAGMKKLAPRGWVDGGQEQIVAAGYRKSMNIKAPSVDVVTGKLSGGNQQKVVLSKWLYSDPEVLILDEPTRGIDVGAKYEIYTIINELAAQGKAVIVISSELPELLGICDRIYALSEGTITGELPIEQATPEALMVLMTKEKEADHVIG
- the araB gene encoding ribulokinase; amino-acid sequence: MSNDATPTPSAAPTGRDQYVIGVDYGTLSGRAVVVRVADGAELGTGVHEYRHAVMDTTLAATGAALPPEWALQDARDYVEVLQQAVPAAVAAAGIDPGDVIGIATDFTASTPLPVTADGTPLSFLDEWRENPHAYVKLWKHHAGQRQADRINALAAERGEAWLPRYGGLISSEWEFAKALQLLEEAPEVYAATDRWIEAADWIVWQLSGTYLRNACTAGYKGIYQDGAYPDRAFLAALNPDFAGFVDDKLAHEIGRLGQRAGGLTAEAAAWTGLPEGIAVAVGNVDAHVTAPAAQAVEPGQMVAIMGTSTCHVMNGATLAEVPGMCGVVDGGIVDGLYGYEAGQSGVGDIFAWYVKNQVPAQAFAAAEAAGTSIHQHLTDLAADRPVGDHGLLALDWHNGNRSVLVDTELSGLVLGMTLTTRPEEVYHALLESTAYGTRRIVEAFSESGVPVTEFIAAGGLIKNPVLMQIYSDVLRMPISTIASEQGPALGSAIHAAVAAGAYADVREAGAAMGSRTVAAYTPNPEAADAYDALYADYLQLHDYFGRGANDVMKRLKARRRAVRA
- the chvE gene encoding multiple monosaccharide ABC transporter substrate-binding protein, producing the protein MKNSKFLLGIAAAGVMSLALAGCAGDRTGGGAGGGEDEAGGIIGVSMPTQQSERWIADGDNVQSQLEDLGYEVDLQFANDDIPTQVSQIENMISSGAEALIIASIDGTTLTDVLQQAADAGIPVIAYDRLINGTENVDYYTTFDNFQVGVQQATSLLIGMGVFDENGERTDLAGPLNVELFAGSPDDNNAGFFFNGAMSVIQPLIDDGTLVVPSGQVDFEQVAILRWLPETAQERMENILTIIGDTQIDGVLSPYDGLSIGIISALTSGGYSTDALPTITGQDAEVGSVKSIIAGEQYSTIFKDTRLLAEQAVAMVDALQNGEEPEVNDTETYDNTVKIVPSFLLESTIVTVDNYEDVLIGSGYYTAEELG
- a CDS encoding L-ribulose-5-phosphate 4-epimerase yields the protein MSALSPAVQVAVARVRDEVAALHAELVRYGLVVWTGGNVSGRVPGADLFVIKPSGVGYDDLDAAAMILCTLDGEVVPDTPGSDRSPSSDTAAHAYVYRNMPEVGGVVHTHSPYACAWAARREPIPCVLTAIADEFGGEIPIGPFAIIGDDSIGRGIVETLRGHRSPAVLMANHGPFTIGKDARAAVKAAVMVEDAARSVHLARSLGEPHPIDPAAIDSLYDRYQNVYGQAEPPPR
- the mmsB gene encoding multiple monosaccharide ABC transporter permease; protein product: MSSASATRTASSRSEVLSFLSSRLRQIGIFLVLIVIVILFQVLTEGRLLTAGNVSNVIVQNSYILILAIGMVMIIIAGHIDLSVGSVAAFVGAMSGVMVRDLDFPWWVAIIVSLVIGAIVGCWQGFWVAIVGIPAFIVTLAGMLIFRGLTQIVLGNTQITPFPTEYRQLGAGYVFPQLFPATTSPAEWITVGLGLIALVMFVVSQLQGRIKRTKLNLETEPAWWFIVKLAFGSGLILFLTYLLGVAPGSRGTPIVLIVLGVLVVVYTQVMNRSVFGRHIYAVGGNRNAANLSGINSRKIDFYLFVNMGVLAALAGIIFTGRLNSAGPGAGNLFELDAIAAAFIGGAAVQGGVGTVIGAITGGLIVGVLNNGMSLLGVSTDYQQFIKGVVLLLAVAFDVYNRKRARS